The stretch of DNA AACTATTATTTATAATTAGTCATTTAATTTTAGGAAAGTTAATTAATAATAAGAGAGTTAAACATATAATAATATTAGAAATTTTCAAGGGGATAATTAAAGTGAAAGCGATTATTTTAAGCGCCGGTGAAGGGTCTAGGATGAGGCCATTAACACTTACAAAGCCTAAGACCATGTTGCCGGTTGCTGGAAAACCAATTATGCAATATAATATTGAATCCTTGAGAGATAATGGAATTAAGGATATTTTATTAATCGTTCGTTATAAAGAAGAGATGGTTAGAGATTACTTCGGTGACGGTAGCGATTTTGGTGTTAGAATAACTTATAAAACACAGAAAGATTTCTTAGGAACAGCCAATGCAATTTCCTATGGGGAAGATTTTATTGAAGATAGTTTGATTGTATTGAATGGTGATATTATTTTGGACAATGAAATCATCAATGAAATCATCAAAAAATACAATTATATGTGTCCGGATACATTGATGCTTTTAACTGAAGTTGACGACCCGTCCGCTTTCGGAGTAGTCGAAATTGAAGACGGAAACATAAAAAGCATTGTCGAAAAGCCTAAAAAAGAGGAAGCTCCAAGCAATCTTGTCAATGCGGGAATATATGTTTTCAATAAGGATATTTTTGAAAAGATTAAAAGAACAGAACTCTCTGAAAGAGGCGAATATGAAATCACCGACTCAGTAAGTATGCAAATCAAGGAAGGCAAAAAAGTAATTGGCCATAAAACAAGTAAAGATTGGATTGATGTGGGAAGGCCATGGGAATTAATTGAAGTTAATGAAGCTTTAATCAGTGAGCTTAAAACAGAAATTAAG from Methanobrevibacter sp. YE315 encodes:
- the glmU gene encoding bifunctional sugar-1-phosphate nucleotidylyltransferase/acetyltransferase, which produces MKVKAIILSAGEGSRMRPLTLTKPKTMLPVAGKPIMQYNIESLRDNGIKDILLIVRYKEEMVRDYFGDGSDFGVRITYKTQKDFLGTANAISYGEDFIEDSLIVLNGDIILDNEIINEIIKKYNYMCPDTLMLLTEVDDPSAFGVVEIEDGNIKSIVEKPKKEEAPSNLVNAGIYVFNKDIFEKIKRTELSERGEYEITDSVSMQIKEGKKVIGHKTSKDWIDVGRPWELIEVNEALISELKTEIKGKIEEGAHIHGEIFLDEGSIIRAGVYIEGNVYIGKDCDIGPNSYIRGNSYFGDNVHVGNAVEIKNSIIMENTNVSHLSYVGDSVIGSNCNIAAGTNIANLRFDNRSVKTKIKNQMIDSGRRKLGSIIGDSVKTGINSSFSPGVKVGFNSTIGSGVLLYDDVPSDTRVLVKQNHIIQDKNAKKK